The following proteins come from a genomic window of Trifolium pratense cultivar HEN17-A07 linkage group LG4, ARS_RC_1.1, whole genome shotgun sequence:
- the LOC123881850 gene encoding basic blue protein-like — MGQGRSSASIILMLLCILVFHSMMIHGDTYTVGDDKGWSFGVENWTAGKTFKAGDILVFKYTPVIHNVVVVDESHYNKCSGLGGLKYYFSGSTNITLAKGANYFLCGTPGHCGFGMKIAVNAN; from the exons ATGGGTCAGGGAAGAAGCAGTGCAAGCATTATTCTAATGTTACTATGTATTTTGGTGTTTCATTCTATGATGATTCATGGAGACACATACACTGTTGGTGATGACAAAGGTTGGTCTTTTGGTGTTGAAAATTGGACTGCAGGAAAAACATTCAAGGCAGGTGACATACTCG TATTCAAGTATACTCCTGTGATACACAACGTGGTGGTAGTGGATGAATCTCACTACAATAAATGTTCTGGTCTTGGAGGATTGAAGTATTATTTTTCTGGATCAACTAATATTACACTTGCAAAGGGAGCTAACTACTTCTTATGTGGTACTCCAGGCCACTGCGGCTTTGGGATGAAAATTGCAGTCAATGCTAATTAA
- the LOC123923161 gene encoding sterol 3-beta-glucosyltransferase UGT80A2 → MEKRKAKAVFMAFGTKGDVYPIAAIAAAFACDQKQYNVILITHSAHESLSSHLGQKHVEFCAVSSPPVLSADQNNDVEGEAESSFLLQKKKITRDHRRECYSLIERIFGDGPSLDGDLIVINFFALEGWSLAECFSIRCVVAAPYVVPYSAPATFERQFQRELPLLYKYLIDAPSGKVCWKDVIHWMWPLFTENWGSWRNDDLHLSPCPFTDPVTGIPTWYDRPHSPLVMYGFSKEVVECPAYWPSRVRVCGFWFLPIEWQFTCTHCREISVYDSSGHQFAKDNLCPRHLELQKFVEATPIFIGLSAIGSMGFLKNPHSFICVLQAVLNTTNYRFILFTGGYEPLELAVHTIAAEATFDQMSEDCVPLYKGRLLCFIGSIPYGWLFPKCAAVVHHGGSGTTAAALQAGTPQVICPFVLDQFYWAERMHWLGVSPEPLSRNHLLPDKNDDRSIQEAAHVLSLAIHDALLSTVKTRAAEISERIFLEDGVSEAIKYLNVELGLN, encoded by the exons GCCATTGCAGCAGCTTTTGCTTGTGATCAGAAACAATACAATGTGATTCTAATAACTCATTCAGCACATGAG AGCTTAAGTTCTCACTTGGGTCAAAAACATGTTGAATTTTGCGCAGTTTCATCACCTCCGGTTCTTTCTGCCGATCAGAATAATGATGTTGAAG GGGAAGCAGAGTCGTCCTTTTTAttgcagaaaaagaaaattacgagAGATCATAGACGAGAATGCTATTCTCTAATTGAAAGAATATTTGGAGATGGCCCGAGCTTGGACGGAGATCTTATTGTGATAAACTTTTTTGCTTTG GAAGGTTGGAGTCTTGCAGAATGTTTTTCTATCCGTTGCGTTGTAGCTGCACCTTATGTCGTTCCATACAG TGCACCTGCAACATTTGAAAGACAGTTTCAAAGAGAACTTCCTCTTCTGTATAAATATCTTATTGACGCTCCTTCTGGTAAG GTTTGCTGGAAGGATGTGATTCATTGGATGTGGCCCCTTTTCACAGAAAATTGGGGATCATGGAGAAATGACGACTTACATCTGAGTCCATGTCCCTTTACC GATCCAGTTACTGGCATTCCTACTTGGTATGATAGGCCACATTCTCCTCTTGTGAT GTATGGTTTTAGTAAAGAAGTTGTTGAATGTCCAG CATATTGGCCTTCAAGAGTGCGTGTTTGTGGTTTTTGGTTCCTTCCTATTGAATGGCAGTTTACATGTACGCACTGCAGAGAAATATCAGTATATGATTCATCGGGACATCAATTTGCTAAAGATAACCTATGTCCCCGTCATTTAGAGTTGCAAAAGTTTGTAGAGGCTACACCAATTTTTATAGGGTTGAGCGCTATTGGAAG CATGGGTTTTCTAAAAAACCCTCATTCATTTATTTGTGTTCTTCAGGCGGTCCTGAACACCACAAATTATAGGTTTATTCTATTTACAGGTGGCTATGAACCTTTAGAGTTGGCGGTTCACACAATTGCTGCTGAAGCAACATTTGACCAGATGAGTGAAGATTGTGTTCCTCTTTATAAAGGACGGCTACTTTGTTTTATCGG TTCAATACCATATGGCTGGCTTTTCCCAAAATGTGCTGCCGTGGTTCACCATGGAGGCAG TGGAACTACTGCTGCTGCATTACAGGCAGGTACACCACAG GTAATATGCCCTTTTGTTCTAGATCAGTTTTATTGGGCTGAAAGAATGCATTGGCTTGGTGTTTCACCTGAACCACTCAGTAGAAACCATTTGCTTCCTGATAAAAATGATGACAGAAGTATCCAAGAAGCTGCACACGTACTATCACTCGCGATACATGATGCATTATTGTCAACAGTCAAAACCCGGGCTGCAGAAATTTCTGAAAGAATATTTCTCGAG GATGGTGTATCAGAGGCAATTAAGTATCTCAATGTAGAGCTGGGTTTAAATTGA